In the genome of Nocardioides sp. NBC_00368, the window GAGCTCCGGCCTCGCCGTGCACGCGCAGCGTCGTCTCGATGGAGGTACGCAGCGCCGCGGCGTCCCACGGCGCGGTCATGAAGTCGAAGTTGAACGCCGCGTGCAGGACACCCGGCCCCAGGTAGCGGATGAACCGGGAGGTGTCCGGGAGCCAGACCTCGCCGATCAGAGCCCGGTCGGCGCCGTACTCCTGCGCGATCCGCCGCCAGCCGCGGTAGATCTCCTGGAGCTCCTCCCGGTCGACATAGGGATGCTCGCCCGGCCGCGGGTCGACCGGGACGTCGGGGAGGGCCGGGTCCTTGGCGAGCAGGGCAGCTGAATCGATCCGGATCCCGGCCACCGCGCGGTCGAACCAGAACCGGAGGATCTCCTCGTGCTCGCGGCGTACGTCCTCGTGCTGCCAGTTGAGGTCGGGCTGCTCGGCGGAGAAGAGGTGCAGGTACCACTGCTCGGGGACGCCGTCGGGTCCGGTCAGTCGGGACCAGGCGGGGCCGCCGAACTCGGAGGTCCAGTCGTTGGGCGGCAGGTTGCCCCCGGGGCCGCGGCCGTCCCGGAACCAGAACCGGTCCCGCTCGGGCGCACCGGGCCCGGCCTCGACCGCGGCACGGAACCATCGGTGCTGGTCGGAGACGTGGTTCGGGACGACGTCGATGATCGTGCGGATGCCGAGCTCGAGGGCGTCCTGGATGAGCGCCTCGGCCTCGGCGAGGTCGCCGAAGACGGGGTCGATCGCGCGATAGTCGGTCACGTCGTAGCCGCCGTCGGCCATTGGCGAGGGGAACCATGGCGTGAACCAGATCGCGTCCACCCCGAGGTCCCGCAGGTAGGTCAGGTGCGCCCGCACGCCGGCCAGGTCGCCGGTGCCGTCGCCGTTGGCGTCCGCGAAGCTGCGGGGATAGATCTGGTAGATCGCCGCGGAGCGCCACCAGTCGGCGGGGCGCTCCGTGAAGGCCGGAAGCGCGGCCGGTGCCGGCTCGCTCTGTCGAGGTTCCGTGGCGGTCACGGGCCCTCCCTTCTCAGCAGCTCACATTCATGTGACGGCCGTCACCGTGACGGCGTGCTGAGACCGTAGAGCCAGCATCAGAAGCGACGCAAGAACTTGACAGAACGTAATTAATTTCAGGACTTTGCGCGCTGACTTGCAGGTCCGGTCGACCGCCGGACCACCAGCTCGCCCTCGAAGAGGAGCTCGTCGACCGGTCCGAGCGTGCCGTCGATCTGGCTCACCAGGAAGTCGACCGCCGCGCGGCCCATCGCCTCGATCGGCTGCCGGATCGTGGTGAGGGGCGGGTCGGCGCAGGCCATGAAGGCGGAGTCGTCGTAGCCGATCACGGAGACGTCCGCCGGGGTCGACAGCCGGGCCCGGCGGACCGCCCTGACAGCTCCCAGCGCGAGCGGGTCGCTGGCGCACACGATCCCGGTCACGCCCGCCTCGATCAGCCGCGCCGCGGAAGCCTGCCCGCTCTGGAGCGAGTAGAGGCTGCGTACGACCAGGTCCTCGTCGAACGGCACCCCGGCCCGGTCGCAGACTGCCCGGAAAGCGGCCAGCTTGCGCTCGGAGGGCACGTGGTCGCGCGGGCCCAGCACCAGCCCGATCCGTTCGTGTCCCAGCGCCAGCAGGTGCTCGGCAGCCTGCTCCATGGCGTCGGCGTCGTCGCAGACAACCCGCGGGAACGGCAGATCGTCGATGGCCGCGTTGATCAGCACGACCGGAAGGTTGCGCCCGGCCAGCCGGTCGTAGTGGGCGTGGTCGGCGTCGCGTTGGGCATAGGTGCCGCCGGCGAAGACCACGCCGGCCACCTGCTGCTCGAGGAGCAGGTCGACGTACTCCGACTCGGTCACGCCGCCGGCGGTCTGCGTGCACAGCACCGGGGTCAGCCCCTGTTGCGCCAGGTTGGCGCCGAGGACCTCGGCGAGCGCCGGGAAGATCGGGTTCTGCAGCTCCGGGAGCACGAGGCCGACGAGCCTCGCCCGCTCGCCGCGCAGCTTCACCGGTCGCTCGTAGCCGAGGACGTCGAGAGCGGTCAGCACCCGCTCGCGCGTCGCCTCGGAGACTCCCGGCTTGCCGTTGAGCACCCGGCTCACGGTCGCCTCGGAGACCTTGGCGCGGGCGGCCGCATCGGCAAGACGTCTACTCATGAACGCAAGAATATAACTGCTTTACGCAAGCCGTCTGCAAGCAGCGGGATCCACCGACCTTCCTTGACGACGGATTCAATAAGTGATTTAGTCACTTACTGTGACCAGCAACACATCATCGCTCTCTGAACGCATCGCCGACGGGATCGTCGCCATGATCGAGGCCGCGGGCCTGGAGCCGGGCGACGCCCTGGCCTCCTCGCGCGAGCTCGCCAAACGGTTCGAGGTGACCACACCGACGATCCGGGAGGCACTGCGCCGTCTCGAGGCCACCGACGTCATCCGCTTCCGGCACGGCTCGGGCACCTACGTCAGCGGCGGGGTGAACCGGCGGCTGCTGGTCAACCCCCATGTCTCCGAGTCCCGCAGCGAGTCGGTGCTCGAGCTCCTCGACGCCAGGATCGTGCTGGAGCCGCCGGTCGCGGCGGCAGCCGCCGCGGCGCGTACCGACGACGACCTCGCCGCGCTGACGCTCTCGGCCGACAACTCGCTCAAGCCGCAGTACGCCGACGAGCGCCCCGAGCTGCACTTCCACGTCGCGCTCGCCGGCGCCTCCGGCAACCTGCTGCTGCGCGAGACGATCGAGGCGCTGCTGCAGGTGCGAGCCCGCGACCAGATCGAGATCCGCCACCGCTACACCGACCGCGACCGGGACCACGCCGACCACCTCCGGATCGTCGAGGCCGTACGCGACGGCGACGCCGACGCCGCCGCCGCCCTGACCCGTGAGCATCTGCTCGCGATCCGCGAGGCGATCGCCGCCACCCTCGGCACGGAGCAGCCCCGATGACCGCGAGGCTCGCGGAGATGACCACCCTCGAGGCCGCGCGGTCGGCCGAGGGCGGGACCGTCGTGGTGATGCCCGTCGGCGCGTTCGAGCAGCACGGCGCCGGGCTCCCGCTGGCCACCGACCAGATCCGCGCCGAGGCGCTCGCCGACGCCGTCGCCGAGGCGCTCCCGGGCAAGGTGGTCATCGGTCCCGGCGTACCCGTCGGCGTCTCGCCCCACCACCAGGCCTTCGCCGGCACGGTGAGCCTGCGGCCGGCGCTGTTCGCGGCCGTCGTGCGGGAGTACGTCGAGTCGCTGGCCGCCCACGGCTGGCGGCGCTTCCTGGTGATCACCGGCCACGGCGGAAACAACGCCACGCTCGGCACCCTGGCTCAGGAGCTGCTGCGCGACCGCCCCGACCTGGAGCTGGCCTGGACCCCGGTGACGACGCTGGCCAAGGACAGCGTCGGCCGCATGGAGCTGAGTGAGATCTCCGGTCACAGCGGCGAGGCAGAGACGGCCCAGATGCTGCACGTCGCCCCCCACCTCGTACGCCACGACCTGCTCGCCCCGGGCACGACCACGCCGGACGAGCTCGATCCGCTCGCCCGGCTGGCCCGCTCGGTGAGCCAGCCCACGGTGGCCCTTCCCTACGACCGCCTCTCCCCCACCGGCGTGCTCGGCGACCCGCGCCGCGCCACCGCCGAGGACGGCCGCGCCATCCTCAACGAGGCCACCGACCGCATCGTCGCCTTCATCAAGGAGTGGCTCGACACCTAGATCAGTCACGACGGGTGGTCTCGACAAGCTCGACCACCTTTCACCACCGGGACGCGCACCGCGTCGCCGGGCGATCCAGCACACCCGAAAACGCACCGATCTGCCCCGAAGGAGCACCCCCATGTCCCCACGACAATCCCGCTTCCTGGCTCCGGCCGTCGCGGTCACGGCGGTGGCGGCGCTGTCCTTGGTACCGACCGCCACCACCGCCCTGACCCGCACCTCCGTCCAGGACCAGGCCGCCGGAGGGACCGCGCCCTGCGCCAAGCCCACCGAACAGGAGTCCGACAGCAGCCAGAAGTACGAGCTGACCAGCGGCGATCTCGAGCGCAGCTATGTTCTCCGCCTCCCGGAGAACTACGACCGCCGCGCCGACTGGCCGCTCATCGTCGCCTACCACGGCCGCGGCAGCACCGGCGTCGAGGTCGAGGGCTACTCCGAGCTCTCCGACCTCCCGGCGGTGGTCGCCTATCCCGACGGTGCCATCGGCACCGGCTCGGGCTACCGCAAGGCCTGGCAGGGCGCTCCCTACGAGGCGCCGGGCGTCGATGACGTCGCCTTCACCCGCGACCTGCTCGCCGCGATCGAGGCCGACCACTGCATCGACACCTCCCGGGTCTATGCGACCGGCAAGTCCAACGGCGCCGGCCTCACGGCCCTCCTCGCCTGTCAGCTGCCGAACACGTTCGCGGCCATCGCCCCGGTCGCCCCGGCGCTCTACCCGGGCGCCCGGGTCGGCTGCGAGGAGGCTCCGCCGACACCGATCCTGGAGATCCACGGCGTCGCCGACGCGACCATCCCCTACGCGGGCGACGCCGACCGCGACCTGCCCGCCATCCCCGAATGGGTGCAGGGCTGGGCCGACCACAACGGCTGCACCGCCTCCACCACGCGCACCAACCGCGACATCGAGACCACCCGCTGGACCGGGTGCGACCAGGACGCCGAGGTCGCGCACGTCGCCGTCGACGGCGGTGGCCACGTCTGGCCGGGCGGCGACATCTACTCCGGTGGCGGCCACGTCACCCACACCATCGAGTCCGCGACGGTGATCTGGGACTTCTTCTGCCGCCACCGCCTCACCAGCGAAGGGTGACTGACATGACCAGCACCGCAACCCCGACCGGCAGCGAGCGACTGCCGTGGATCATCCGCGCCATGGGCGTGGTCGAGCGCGTCGGCAACGCCCTGCCGCACCCGTTCTGGCTCTTCTGGATCCTCGCCGGGATCCTCGCCGTGATCAGCGCGATCTGCGCCGCCGCGGGCGTCTCGGTCATCTCGCCCGGTGACGGCGAGAGGGTCGTCGTCCAGAGCCTGCTCAGCGGCGAGGGCCTGGCGATGGCCACCTCCACGATGGTCTCCAACTTCGCCGAGTTCCCACCGATGGCGACCATCGTCGTGGTCATCATGGGCGTCGCCGTCGCCGAGCGCACCGGCTTCCTCACCGCCGCGATGAAGACGGGCATCTCGCGCGTACCGGTCGGCTGGGTCGTCTTCGCCGTGGCGTTCACCGGCACCGTCGCCCACGTGGCCTCGGCGGCTGCGTACATCATCCTGGTGCCGCTCGGCGGTCTCGCCTTCCGCGCCGTCGGCCGGTCCCCGATCCTCGGGATCGTGGTCGCCTACACCGCGATCGCCAGCGGGTACGACGCCAGCCCGATCCCGACGCCGAACGACGCGATCTTCGCCGGCATCACCACCGCCGCGGCCCAGATCGTCGACGAGAGCGCGTACGTCTCCCCCGTCAGCAACTGGTTCTTCAACATCGCCTCCTCGGTGCTGCTGGCCGCGGTGATCACCCTGATGACCAAGTTCGTGCTCTCCAAGCGGCCCGACCTGGACGCGGACGAGGATGCCGACGACGGCGACTTCGGGTCCCTCGAGCTCGACGGCCGTGAGCGCCGGGCGCTGCGCTGGTCGCTCCTGGCGCTGCTGGCCGCGATCGTGGTGATCGCCGCCGTCGTGATCCCGCCCGCGTCCCCGCTGCGCGGCGAGGACGGCTCCCTGACCGAGTCGCCGTTCCTCACCGGCATCGCTGCGATCGTCGCGGTGCTCTTCGGGATCGCCGGCATCGTGTACGGCACGCTGTCGGGCTCGATCACCAAGGCCGGCGACGTACCGGCGCTGATGGGCCAGGGGATCAAGCAGATGGCGCCGGTGCTGGTGCTGTTCTTCGCGATCGCCCAGTTCCTGGCGTACTTCGAGTGGTCCCACCTCGGCGACGTCCTCGCGGTCAACTCCGCCGAGGCGCTGGAGACCAGCAACATCCCGGTCTGGGTGGTGTTCCTGCTCGTCCTGGCGCTGCTCAGCGTCGTCAACATCATGGTCACCAGCGGTTCGGCGATGTGGTCGATCGCCGCGCCGGTCCTGGTGCCCATGCTGATGCTGCTCTCGGTGCCGCCGGAGACCACCCAGGCGCTGTTCCGGATCGCCGACTCCGGCTCCACCGCCATCACCCCGATGAGCCCCTACTTCGTGATGGCCCTCGGCTTCCTGCAGCGCTACCGCAAGGACGCCGGCATCGGCACCCTCGCCTCCTACACGCTGCCGCTGGCCATCGCGATGAGCCTCGCCTGGACCGCGCTGTTCTTCCTGTGGTGGGCGCTGGGGATCCCGCTCGGCCCGGGTGCTCCGGTCCGCTGACGCACTGGCCTTCCGGCCGGGCTCGCCTCAGGCGCGCCCGGCCGGAACCGGCTCCGGTGAAGGCGACGGCCCGAGTGCGGCCGCCTGCTCCTCGGCGAGCTTCCTGTAGAGCCGGCGCAGCCGGACGACACCGAGGTCGTGCTGGTAGAGATTCTCGGCCTGGTCGGCGTCCTCCGCCATCGCCTCGAGCATGACCCGGTCCTGCTCGAGCACATGCCAGTGCCGGGCCTCGAGCCTGGTCCGGTAGAGGAAGCGCCACACGTCGCGCTCCCAGCCGCTGACCTTCCGGTAGCGCCAGAAGAAGACCGCGGTGGTGCCCGCGTCGATCGGGGTGCCCATGCCGACGATGCCGAAGGAGCCGCCGGGGCCTGCGGTCGGCGGGTACGGGATGGAGAGGTCGACCCAGTCGATGCCGGTGCGGCAGAACTCGACCCAGTCGAAGTTCACGCCACGCTGGTCGGTCTTCTCGAAGAAGAAGCCACGGTCGGTCTCGCGGATCCGGAACCTCGCCTCGGTGTCACCGCCGAACATCGAGTGCGACTCGCGGTGCAGGAACGCGCCGTGCATCGGGTCGAGCAGGTTCTCCATGGCGTAGCGCCACGGGGTGTCCCACTCGGCGTAGCAGAGGAACGAGGAGATCTCCTCGTCGACCAGCGGGTCCGGCAGTGCGACCGGGGCCGGGTCGGGGTGCTGCTCGTCGCCGATATAGGCGAGGATCGCGCCGCCCAGCTCCTGCAGCGGCGGGCTAGGGACGAGCGTCTTGCCCTCCAGGTTGCAGCCGGGCAGGCCGGGCACGGAGACGACCTTGCCGGTGCCGTCGACCTGGACGCCGTGGTAGGCGCAGGCGATCTTGCTGCCGAGGTGCTGTCCCTGCGAGAGCGGCGCGCCCCGGTGCGGGCAGCGGTCCTCGAGCATCCGCAGGGTGCCGTCGGACTCCCGGAACAGCACCCAGTCGATCCCGAGCCGGCGCACTCGATGGACGCCGCCCTGCGGCACCATGTCGGAGGGGCAGATCGCGTACCACTGGTTGCGCAGTCCGGTTGCGAGAATCTGGTCCGCGCTCAGCTGTCGTTTGACCATCGGTCCCATGGCTCAGTCCTCCTGCTTCCCCGCCGCGGCGAGCTCGGCGATCGCTGTGGTGAATCCCTCGGGGGTCCACGGACCACCGCCGGGGGCCGGGATGCCGAGCTCGTTGAGCCCCTCGACGAGACCCGGCAGGTCGTGCCGGCCGCCACCGAAGACCTCTTCGATGGCACCGGCGAGCTTGGTCTCCCAGGGGGTCGTCTCCGCGACCGCCGCCTGGATCGGCGCTAGATAGCCCATTGCTGTGTTCTCCCTCGTGTGCAGTCGGTACGGCGCGTCAGATGTCGAGCGCCAGCTCGGGGGTCCGCGCCCGGGAGACGCAGATCATCATGGTGGTGCCGGACGCCTGCTCGGTGTCGCTGAGCAGGGAGTCACGGTGGTCGGGGGTGCCGGCGAGCACCTTGGTCTCGCAGGTGCCGCAGATCCCGTCGCGGCAGGAGCTCGAGACCGCGATCCCGGCAGCCTCGAGGGCGTCGATGACCGGTACGTCGGCGGGCACCTGCACGACCCGGCCGGAGCGCCGGCAGTCGACGGCGATCGGCTGCTCGCCGTCGGGGTCGACATCGATCTGCTTGGCCTTGAACCGCTCCACCTGGAGGGTCCCCTCGGGCCAGCCGGCGGCGTGCTTCTCGACGGCGGCCAGCAGCCCTTCGGGTCCGCAGCAGTAGACCAGCGTCCCGGGGTCGGGGGTCGGCAGCGCGGTGGCGAGGTCGAGCCGTCCGTGGGTCTCCTCCGGGATGACCTTCACCCGGTCGCCGTACGTGGCCAGCTCGTCGAGGAACGCCATCGAGTCCTCGCGACGGCCGCCGTACCAGAGCTCCCAGTCGGTGCCCTGCCGCTCGGCCTCGGTGAGCATCGCGAGCAGCGGGGTGATCCCGATGCCGCCGGCGACGAACACGTAGCGCTTGGCGGGGAGGAAGTCGAAGTTGTTGCGGGGACCGACCACGCGCAGCCGATGCCCGGGGCGCAGCCCCTCATGGACGTACTCCGAGCCGCCGAGGGCGGCGTGCTCGCGCAGCACCGCGACCCGGTAGCTGCCGCGGTCTGCGGGGTCACCGCACAGCGAGTACTGCCGCACCAGTGACCCCTTCAGGGTCAGGTCGACGTGGGCGCCCGGGCTCCACTCCGGCAGCGGGTCGCCGCCGGGATGGACGAGCCGCAGCGACAGCACGCCGTCGGCCTCCAGGGTCATCTGCTTGACCAGGAGCTCCAGCTCCTGCTCGTCGGTGGTGACACTCATGACGACCTCCTCTTGGTCCGGTCGGGAACCTTGACCGGCGGTGTGAACGGCCGCGGCATCGGGCCGAAGGACTCCAGGTCGACCTCGACGAGCACGGGGCCACGCCGGGCCACCGCCTGCTCGAGCTCGGTCGTGGCCTCGGCGGCCGTCCCGATGCGCTGGTAGGGCAGCCCGAGCGAGCTCGCGAGCCCGGCGAAGTCGGGAGTGGTCAGGTCGACGCCGGCGCGGTCGACGCCGCGCGCCTCCTGCATGTTGCGGAGCACGCCGTAGCCGCCGTCGTTGAAGACCAGCAGCACCAGCCAAGGGCGCTCCTGGGCGAGCGTGAGCAGCTCACCGAGATGTACGGCCAGGCCGCCGTCGCCGGCGATGACGACGGTCGGTTCGTCGTGGCGGCCCATCGCGGCGCCGAGTCCCA includes:
- a CDS encoding aromatic ring-hydroxylating dioxygenase subunit alpha, giving the protein MGPMVKRQLSADQILATGLRNQWYAICPSDMVPQGGVHRVRRLGIDWVLFRESDGTLRMLEDRCPHRGAPLSQGQHLGSKIACAYHGVQVDGTGKVVSVPGLPGCNLEGKTLVPSPPLQELGGAILAYIGDEQHPDPAPVALPDPLVDEEISSFLCYAEWDTPWRYAMENLLDPMHGAFLHRESHSMFGGDTEARFRIRETDRGFFFEKTDQRGVNFDWVEFCRTGIDWVDLSIPYPPTAGPGGSFGIVGMGTPIDAGTTAVFFWRYRKVSGWERDVWRFLYRTRLEARHWHVLEQDRVMLEAMAEDADQAENLYQHDLGVVRLRRLYRKLAEEQAAALGPSPSPEPVPAGRA
- a CDS encoding AbgT family transporter, producing the protein MTSTATPTGSERLPWIIRAMGVVERVGNALPHPFWLFWILAGILAVISAICAAAGVSVISPGDGERVVVQSLLSGEGLAMATSTMVSNFAEFPPMATIVVVIMGVAVAERTGFLTAAMKTGISRVPVGWVVFAVAFTGTVAHVASAAAYIILVPLGGLAFRAVGRSPILGIVVAYTAIASGYDASPIPTPNDAIFAGITTAAAQIVDESAYVSPVSNWFFNIASSVLLAAVITLMTKFVLSKRPDLDADEDADDGDFGSLELDGRERRALRWSLLALLAAIVVIAAVVIPPASPLRGEDGSLTESPFLTGIAAIVAVLFGIAGIVYGTLSGSITKAGDVPALMGQGIKQMAPVLVLFFAIAQFLAYFEWSHLGDVLAVNSAEALETSNIPVWVVFLLVLALLSVVNIMVTSGSAMWSIAAPVLVPMLMLLSVPPETTQALFRIADSGSTAITPMSPYFVMALGFLQRYRKDAGIGTLASYTLPLAIAMSLAWTALFFLWWALGIPLGPGAPVR
- a CDS encoding recombinase-like helix-turn-helix domain-containing protein; the encoded protein is MGYLAPIQAAVAETTPWETKLAGAIEEVFGGGRHDLPGLVEGLNELGIPAPGGGPWTPEGFTTAIAELAAAGKQED
- a CDS encoding alpha/beta hydrolase family esterase, giving the protein MSPRQSRFLAPAVAVTAVAALSLVPTATTALTRTSVQDQAAGGTAPCAKPTEQESDSSQKYELTSGDLERSYVLRLPENYDRRADWPLIVAYHGRGSTGVEVEGYSELSDLPAVVAYPDGAIGTGSGYRKAWQGAPYEAPGVDDVAFTRDLLAAIEADHCIDTSRVYATGKSNGAGLTALLACQLPNTFAAIAPVAPALYPGARVGCEEAPPTPILEIHGVADATIPYAGDADRDLPAIPEWVQGWADHNGCTASTTRTNRDIETTRWTGCDQDAEVAHVAVDGGGHVWPGGDIYSGGGHVTHTIESATVIWDFFCRHRLTSEG
- a CDS encoding LacI family DNA-binding transcriptional regulator; amino-acid sequence: MSRRLADAAARAKVSEATVSRVLNGKPGVSEATRERVLTALDVLGYERPVKLRGERARLVGLVLPELQNPIFPALAEVLGANLAQQGLTPVLCTQTAGGVTESEYVDLLLEQQVAGVVFAGGTYAQRDADHAHYDRLAGRNLPVVLINAAIDDLPFPRVVCDDADAMEQAAEHLLALGHERIGLVLGPRDHVPSERKLAAFRAVCDRAGVPFDEDLVVRSLYSLQSGQASAARLIEAGVTGIVCASDPLALGAVRAVRRARLSTPADVSVIGYDDSAFMACADPPLTTIRQPIEAMGRAAVDFLVSQIDGTLGPVDELLFEGELVVRRSTGPASQRAKS
- a CDS encoding creatininase family protein, whose product is MTARLAEMTTLEAARSAEGGTVVVMPVGAFEQHGAGLPLATDQIRAEALADAVAEALPGKVVIGPGVPVGVSPHHQAFAGTVSLRPALFAAVVREYVESLAAHGWRRFLVITGHGGNNATLGTLAQELLRDRPDLELAWTPVTTLAKDSVGRMELSEISGHSGEAETAQMLHVAPHLVRHDLLAPGTTTPDELDPLARLARSVSQPTVALPYDRLSPTGVLGDPRRATAEDGRAILNEATDRIVAFIKEWLDT
- a CDS encoding glycoside hydrolase family 13 protein, with the translated sequence MTATEPRQSEPAPAALPAFTERPADWWRSAAIYQIYPRSFADANGDGTGDLAGVRAHLTYLRDLGVDAIWFTPWFPSPMADGGYDVTDYRAIDPVFGDLAEAEALIQDALELGIRTIIDVVPNHVSDQHRWFRAAVEAGPGAPERDRFWFRDGRGPGGNLPPNDWTSEFGGPAWSRLTGPDGVPEQWYLHLFSAEQPDLNWQHEDVRREHEEILRFWFDRAVAGIRIDSAALLAKDPALPDVPVDPRPGEHPYVDREELQEIYRGWRRIAQEYGADRALIGEVWLPDTSRFIRYLGPGVLHAAFNFDFMTAPWDAAALRTSIETTLRVHGEAGAPATWVLSNHDVTRLVTRYGRADTAFAFETKRFGTPTDRALGERRARAAAMLAMALPGAYYLYQGEELGLDEADIPPERVQDPMHFRSGGVDPGRDGCRVPLPWSGDRPPYGFSAPGTITWLPQPEGWARMTAQAQSADPRSMLSLHRMALLIRRTHPDLATGDFGWIETAPGILAFRRGAHFACVVNLTDVPVELPHSDHVWLASSPLEAGRLAPDAAVWLRPTT
- a CDS encoding FadR/GntR family transcriptional regulator, which translates into the protein MTSNTSSLSERIADGIVAMIEAAGLEPGDALASSRELAKRFEVTTPTIREALRRLEATDVIRFRHGSGTYVSGGVNRRLLVNPHVSESRSESVLELLDARIVLEPPVAAAAAAARTDDDLAALTLSADNSLKPQYADERPELHFHVALAGASGNLLLRETIEALLQVRARDQIEIRHRYTDRDRDHADHLRIVEAVRDGDADAAAALTREHLLAIREAIAATLGTEQPR
- a CDS encoding PDR/VanB family oxidoreductase — protein: MSVTTDEQELELLVKQMTLEADGVLSLRLVHPGGDPLPEWSPGAHVDLTLKGSLVRQYSLCGDPADRGSYRVAVLREHAALGGSEYVHEGLRPGHRLRVVGPRNNFDFLPAKRYVFVAGGIGITPLLAMLTEAERQGTDWELWYGGRREDSMAFLDELATYGDRVKVIPEETHGRLDLATALPTPDPGTLVYCCGPEGLLAAVEKHAAGWPEGTLQVERFKAKQIDVDPDGEQPIAVDCRRSGRVVQVPADVPVIDALEAAGIAVSSSCRDGICGTCETKVLAGTPDHRDSLLSDTEQASGTTMMICVSRARTPELALDI